The sequence below is a genomic window from Mycobacteroides abscessus ATCC 19977.
GCCTTTTTGATCACCACTTCCGAGCTGGTCCCGGTCTGGTGGTACAACGCCTTCAGATTGGCGGTGTTGTCGGGGTTGAACGTGCCGCGCAGCGGTCCGCTGGTGCTGTTGACGAATTGGTCGACGTTCTTATCGATGCTGTCCGGGCTGTAGGTCATCATGTTCGTCACCGTCTGTACGGCGGTATCCACGAAGCGCTGATCGCGCGCGGCCCGAAGGTCATCACGGTGTTGGGCACGCCCCATGAGTGCCAGCGCCACACCCAGCGCGCCAACGAGCACCACCACCAGCACCGTGGCCGCCCTCAGCACACCACGGGTGTTGCCTGGCCGACGCGAATCAGCAACGGTGGGCTCAGGTTTTGACAGGGCTTCGGTACGGCCCAGCGACACACTGATGGGCTCGGCGCTGACCTCTCCCGTGGGTCCGGCAGGCCGCGCGGCGCGCCGCCGGGTGGTCTGCGACGCACTCTTTTTCTCTTCGGTCATACCGGCTTCGGTCCCAACATCAGATCCGCCCATGTCTCCGCCTCAGTGCCACGGTCCAGTGCGGGCGCATACACACTCGGCTGATTGTTGGCGTCAAGAAAAACACCATTCTTCGGATCATAGGCACGCGCCGCCATCGGCCCGGATTGCGCTGATACCGGCATCACATCGCCACCGGCAGGCGGCACTTCCGGGGCGGGCGGAGACGGCGGCGGCAGCGTCGGGGTGCCCGGGTCCGGCTCAGCCCCCGGCGGGATATTCGGGAACTTGTTAGGCGGAAGGATGTTCCGCGGATCTTCCACCGGGGTGTCATACGGGGCGGGCGGACCGCGCCACGGGTTACTGCCGATCGGCACGTATCCGCGTGGGTCACGGCACAGCTGAATGGTCGGCGCCCGTTTGCCGGGAAATTCCTGGCACGGGTAGTTGCGTGCACCCCGCACCGCGCTGGGGTCGTTCTGCGCGGTCTTGCAGTACATGTCGCGGGGCAGCTCCCGCAAGGTCTCGTCGGCCGGAGTACGCATCAGCGGCGGGGGCACGAAACCGGTCAGACATGGCGGCGGGTCCCCCAGGTTCAACCGGAAGTCCAGCTTGGCACCCTCGTCCATCGGTGCTCCACCGGCCACCGTCAGCAACGCGGAGAACAGCGCCGGCAGGATGACCAGCGATTGCTCGATCGACTTGTTGTAGATGACGCCGACGCGCCCCAGGTTGGCCAGGCT
It includes:
- a CDS encoding mammalian cell entry protein, with the protein product MTEEKKSASQTTRRRAARPAGPTGEVSAEPISVSLGRTEALSKPEPTVADSRRPGNTRGVLRAATVLVVVLVGALGVALALMGRAQHRDDLRAARDQRFVDTAVQTVTNMMTYSPDSIDKNVDQFVNSTSGPLRGTFNPDNTANLKALYHQTGTSSEVVIKKASLESIDEVSKKASILISARVTLTNADSGVNEPSKSYRMRMIVAEDQQGNMTAYDLRWPDGQS